A genomic region of Christiangramia sp. OXR-203 contains the following coding sequences:
- a CDS encoding cystathionine gamma-synthase yields MKFNTKTIHGGQDNVDPAYGSVMPPIYQSTTYSQSSPGVHQGYEYSRSANPTRTALEKSLASLENGKYGLAFGSGLAAIDAVLKLFKPGDEIISTNDLYGGSYRLFTKIFEGLGIKFKFVGMQDPGDIEQHINEKTKLIWVETPTNPMMNIIDIEAVSKVAKQHELLLAVDNTFATPYLQRPLELGADIVMHSATKYLGGHSDVVMGGLVVKDKELASKLYFIQNASGAICGPQDSFLVLRGIKTLHIRMQRHCENGRAIAGFLKSHDKVKDVYWPGFEEHPNHEIAKRQMSGFGGMISFNTKENTLESARKIVEKLKVFTLAESLGGVESLAGHPASMTHASIPKEEREKTGVVDSLIRLSVGIEDEEDLIEDLRQAIG; encoded by the coding sequence TTGAAGTTCAATACCAAGACTATACATGGAGGACAGGACAATGTTGATCCAGCTTATGGATCTGTCATGCCACCTATCTACCAAAGCACGACCTATTCCCAAAGTTCACCCGGTGTACATCAGGGCTATGAATACTCCCGAAGTGCAAACCCAACCAGAACCGCACTGGAGAAATCACTCGCCAGTCTTGAAAATGGTAAATATGGATTGGCATTTGGTTCCGGGCTTGCAGCGATAGATGCAGTGCTTAAATTGTTTAAACCAGGTGATGAGATCATTTCCACAAATGATCTATACGGGGGTTCCTACCGCTTATTTACAAAGATTTTTGAAGGTCTTGGAATCAAATTCAAATTTGTGGGAATGCAAGATCCAGGAGATATTGAGCAGCATATCAATGAAAAAACAAAGCTCATTTGGGTAGAAACTCCTACCAATCCAATGATGAACATTATTGATATCGAGGCAGTTTCAAAAGTTGCGAAGCAGCACGAACTGCTTTTAGCTGTTGATAATACGTTTGCCACGCCTTATTTGCAAAGGCCTTTGGAACTCGGAGCCGATATCGTAATGCACAGTGCTACCAAATATCTGGGAGGTCACAGTGATGTAGTGATGGGTGGGTTGGTTGTAAAGGATAAGGAACTCGCCAGTAAACTCTATTTCATCCAGAATGCGAGTGGTGCGATTTGCGGTCCACAGGATAGTTTCCTTGTTTTGCGAGGAATCAAAACCCTGCATATCAGGATGCAGAGACACTGCGAGAATGGTCGAGCAATTGCAGGTTTTCTAAAGTCCCATGACAAAGTGAAAGACGTCTATTGGCCAGGTTTTGAAGAGCATCCCAATCACGAGATCGCAAAAAGGCAAATGTCTGGTTTTGGAGGAATGATCTCCTTTAATACAAAAGAAAACACGCTGGAAAGCGCCCGTAAGATCGTCGAAAAATTGAAAGTTTTCACACTGGCTGAATCTCTGGGTGGTGTAGAATCGCTTGCAGGACATCCCGCCAGTATGACCCATGCCTCAATTCCGAAGGAAGAAAGAGAAAAAACCGGTGTGGTGGATTCACTTATTAGACTCAGCGTGGGAATCGAAGATGAAGAAGACTTAATCGAAGATCTTCGACAGGCTATTGGATAA
- a CDS encoding DUF3298 and DUF4163 domain-containing protein: MKKAILPALMILILFSCADEEKKDEIEMLEFKQETVENSYKDCDPENGDCTFISLSYPVAKNTGKISKKINLEIESFLQNTVDFTEADSIQSPRKLVDQFLQNYERTATDFPDYELPWEATILGKVIHQNEELVSMEFTTDMFTGGAHGYNSVSYLNFDAETGKLLVVEDLFSSEFTEKAEQDFRVKQNIPEGASINNTGFFFENEKFHLPANIGIYPGKIVLHYNAYEIAPYSAGSFRMTYSRAEILEYLKINEPVVE, from the coding sequence TTGAAAAAAGCAATCCTTCCAGCTTTAATGATCCTGATTCTATTCTCCTGTGCAGATGAGGAGAAAAAAGACGAAATAGAAATGCTGGAATTTAAGCAGGAAACCGTTGAGAACAGTTATAAAGATTGTGATCCTGAGAATGGAGATTGCACTTTTATAAGTCTCAGCTACCCGGTCGCAAAAAATACTGGAAAGATCTCGAAAAAGATCAATTTAGAGATCGAAAGCTTTCTTCAAAACACTGTAGATTTCACAGAGGCTGATAGTATACAATCTCCCCGTAAATTGGTAGATCAATTTTTGCAGAATTATGAAAGAACTGCGACCGACTTTCCCGATTACGAACTTCCTTGGGAAGCGACAATCCTTGGAAAAGTAATTCATCAGAACGAAGAGCTGGTTTCCATGGAATTTACTACAGATATGTTTACCGGTGGAGCACATGGTTATAATAGTGTGAGTTACCTCAATTTCGATGCTGAAACGGGCAAGTTATTAGTCGTAGAAGACCTCTTTTCTTCGGAATTTACCGAAAAAGCAGAGCAGGATTTTCGCGTTAAACAGAACATTCCTGAAGGTGCGAGTATTAATAACACCGGTTTCTTTTTTGAGAATGAAAAGTTCCACCTTCCGGCCAATATCGGGATCTATCCAGGGAAGATCGTTTTGCATTATAATGCTTATGAGATCGCTCCTTATTCCGCAGGAAGCTTCAGAATGACCTATTCCAGAGCAGAAATTTTAGAATACTTAAAAATTAACGAACCTGTAGTGGAGTAA
- a CDS encoding DUF998 domain-containing protein encodes MKTSTIYKLATVLCLFGCFAVIAADIIGIILHEEHNPFKNTISMLAIGKYGWIQDLGLDFLAMGYVALAIGLFTWKKNNIRWLIGLAVLVLIGADLVMIAEHNQYAGRPGEKIHRKLVYILAGLFLILHILVYPYLKFLKPFLEKFTIWVGGLWLFLAPLLPLMPDNINGAYERFICSLLVIWPAVVSYYLWKSANLENASHE; translated from the coding sequence TTGAAGACATCTACGATCTATAAACTCGCGACAGTATTATGCCTTTTTGGTTGCTTCGCGGTAATAGCAGCAGATATTATTGGCATAATTCTTCACGAAGAGCACAATCCTTTTAAGAACACCATAAGTATGCTGGCCATTGGTAAATACGGCTGGATCCAGGATCTGGGTCTGGACTTTCTTGCAATGGGTTATGTTGCACTGGCAATTGGACTTTTCACCTGGAAGAAGAATAATATAAGGTGGTTGATCGGTCTGGCGGTGCTGGTTCTTATAGGTGCAGACCTGGTAATGATCGCAGAACATAATCAATATGCGGGGCGTCCTGGTGAAAAGATCCATCGGAAACTGGTCTACATCCTTGCCGGACTATTTTTGATCCTTCATATTCTAGTTTATCCCTATCTAAAATTCTTAAAACCTTTTCTTGAAAAGTTCACGATATGGGTTGGAGGATTATGGCTCTTCCTGGCGCCACTTTTGCCATTGATGCCCGATAATATTAACGGAGCCTACGAGCGATTTATTTGTAGTCTACTGGTGATCTGGCCTGCGGTGGTTTCCTATTATTTATGGAAGTCTGCTAATTTAGAAAATGCGAGTCACGAGTAG
- a CDS encoding arsenate reductase family protein, with amino-acid sequence MKKVYHLSTCDTCKRILKELDLPDDFELQDIKNEAISKEQLEQMHELAGSYESLFSKRARLYKERDLKNKSLEETDYKELILEHYTFLKRPVIINGDEIFIGNSKKTVEAAKSSVHG; translated from the coding sequence ATGAAAAAAGTCTACCATCTTTCCACCTGTGACACCTGTAAACGAATTTTGAAAGAGCTGGATCTTCCGGATGATTTTGAACTTCAGGACATCAAAAACGAAGCTATTTCTAAGGAGCAATTAGAGCAAATGCATGAATTGGCTGGATCTTATGAGAGTCTTTTCAGTAAAAGAGCCAGACTATATAAAGAGCGTGATCTAAAAAATAAATCCCTAGAGGAAACAGATTATAAGGAACTTATTCTGGAGCATTATACATTCCTGAAGCGACCGGTTATCATTAACGGAGACGAGATTTTTATTGGTAATTCTAAAAAGACCGTGGAAGCTGCAAAAAGTTCTGTACATGGATAA
- a CDS encoding DMT family transporter: MDNTRILAILAAIGASTIYGINHTLAKGLMPLYIEPFGFILLRVTGATILFWSISIFAPREKIATSDWPRIIGCAIFGMVINMLFFFKGLSLSTPINSSVIITLSPVMVLILASILIKERITLLKTIGIIIGMAGALVLVLFSSDQNQNAPNIPMGNVLFIVNAFSYGLYLILVKPLTKKYHAITLMKWLFLIAVFINLPITYTEFVAVDWSNLPFDAIWKMGYVVLGTTFMTYLLNIYALKQLSASTISAFIYLQPLIAITFAIMVGADSLNWTKGIAATLVFVGVYMVSMKKTKVKA, from the coding sequence ATGGATAATACCAGAATATTAGCCATTCTGGCAGCCATTGGAGCGAGCACCATTTACGGGATCAATCATACCCTTGCCAAAGGTTTAATGCCTTTGTATATCGAGCCTTTCGGTTTTATTTTACTAAGAGTAACCGGTGCAACAATCCTTTTCTGGTCCATAAGTATTTTTGCACCAAGAGAAAAGATCGCTACTTCCGACTGGCCACGTATTATTGGCTGTGCTATTTTTGGAATGGTTATTAATATGCTTTTCTTTTTTAAAGGGCTCAGTCTTTCAACACCTATCAATAGTTCGGTCATCATCACATTATCGCCAGTAATGGTTTTGATCCTTGCATCTATCCTTATAAAAGAACGCATCACTTTACTAAAAACTATTGGGATCATTATAGGAATGGCAGGTGCGCTGGTGTTGGTGCTTTTTAGCTCAGACCAGAACCAGAATGCTCCGAACATCCCTATGGGAAATGTTCTTTTTATTGTCAACGCTTTCTCTTATGGCCTATATCTTATATTGGTAAAACCACTTACAAAGAAATATCATGCGATTACTTTGATGAAGTGGCTGTTCTTAATTGCAGTATTTATAAATCTCCCTATCACTTATACTGAATTTGTTGCAGTAGATTGGAGTAATTTACCATTTGACGCAATCTGGAAAATGGGCTACGTGGTTCTTGGAACAACTTTTATGACCTATTTACTGAATATTTATGCACTGAAACAACTATCAGCATCAACGATAAGTGCATTTATATACCTGCAACCACTTATCGCGATCACATTTGCGATCATGGTTGGGGCAGATTCCCTGAACTGGACTAAAGGAATTGCGGCTACACTAGTATTTGTCGGTGTGTATATGGTAAGTATGAAAAAGACAAAAGTAAAGGCCTGA
- a CDS encoding thioesterase family protein, which yields MYTKKFEIRWSDLDANRHLANSAYINFMSHTRMGFLMENGFGQKQLAHYNLGPIVFYEHIYYFKEIFAGEPVTVSLELNGLSEDGMYFEFIHKIYDHKGRNCATCEMMGSWIDLEERKLTTLPEELFKQLDSTSKTKEFRILTKEDTRKYGKRPDNLSSEELAKL from the coding sequence ATGTATACCAAGAAATTCGAGATACGATGGAGCGACCTTGATGCGAACAGGCATCTGGCCAATTCTGCCTATATAAATTTTATGAGCCATACAAGAATGGGCTTCTTGATGGAAAATGGTTTTGGGCAGAAGCAACTCGCTCATTACAATCTGGGACCTATCGTTTTTTATGAGCATATATATTATTTCAAAGAGATCTTTGCGGGTGAACCGGTAACAGTAAGTCTTGAATTAAATGGACTTTCTGAAGATGGTATGTACTTTGAATTTATTCATAAGATTTATGATCACAAGGGTAGGAATTGTGCAACTTGTGAGATGATGGGATCGTGGATAGACCTGGAAGAACGTAAACTTACCACCCTACCGGAAGAGCTTTTCAAGCAGTTGGACAGTACATCAAAAACCAAGGAATTTAGAATTCTAACCAAGGAAGATACCCGTAAATACGGGAAACGTCCAGATAATTTAAGCAGCGAAGAGCTGGCTAAACTATAA